A region of the Perca flavescens isolate YP-PL-M2 chromosome 15, PFLA_1.0, whole genome shotgun sequence genome:
GGGTATACTATGTCTGTAGTTGAGCAatttatacattatatttaatattttgtttcgTTTGAATGTATTGGTCTATTGTATGAGACGTCTTGAATAATTTAAAGACAAGTCTCCACCAACTGTACAATGttactgtgtttttaaatgtttcaggagtaagACCTCAAAGTGTATCCTGGGGGAGAGTGCTGCCAGCCAGAGGTAACGTTATGCCAcaaagttattattttttttttttttaaacttctccAAGCATGTATACGTGTTAATTACTTTGAAGCAACGTTGAACAGTAGTTTTCTATGTAATTTATGACTTTTGAAGGTCTAGCCATGTTTGAAGGAATGTTTAGCTTGAAACGTTAGCATTAGCAAGACTAGCTAGGCTGCTTGTTAATGTAATCTTAGATTGTCCgcttttgtttttagtttgcCATAGACCAAGGCATCATGATATTATTAACTCCTGGAAACACCAATAGGGAAACAAACATGTTGCATGAATTTGCTCAAGTGTCTGTTTCTTTTCTTGTCTGTTATGGTTTTTTGGCAGGTGTTGGTAATATTGGAGTTAAACCCGGAGGTCAGTGGTTTTCTTTAGTTAGCATGCATTGGCCATTACACCAAATGGTTAACTAATGACTAAAGTACACATGTCTGTAAGTTATATAATGCCTTAAGATTAGCACCTTCACTGATTGATTTGTATGTTTGTGGATGCTTTGTGTGCAAGTGCTTTAGTACAAATACAGAGCACATGTAATATTCTTTGTGTCAACATATCACATGTAGGCAGGCTACATGTACTGTAGGTAACATGTACCCATATGTAGTAGCATGTAAAATTAGTTATGTATCAGACATGTTTTAAAATATGTCCTGAGGGTTCTAACTCAAATCAAATGTTAGTTATCACTTTAGATGGACATGTGATGTATAATCTGTATAATGAAAGAGGAAAGTGTATTTCCTGCTTTAATTTAGGATTAATACACAGCTAACAGACATTAAATGGGCATAAAATTAACtttctttttgtacttttttcatcaGTTGCAGGTGCCCTTGGAGCACTGGGGAGCCGATATGGCACCAAAGCAATGAAGACTGGAAGTATGTTCAATTTTCTGTTTAACTTACTGCACACAACATTGTCTTATattactacattttttttctttctttaaattttAGTTGGCCGCTATCCAGGGGCTCAGCTTGGTGTTGGTAAGCTGTTTTAAGAACACATCTTTATCTATGATGCAGCCAAAAAACGTTTTACAGAGCACAGGTTTGCCAACTGGCAAAGGAGGATGATtaatcaaaacaaatacaaaatattaagGACTTCTTTCATTAATGACCATTAAACCATTATAGAGTGGGAGTTAATTTTAGgtaaattgcaaaaaaaataatttaacgTAAAttgcaaagtgaaaaaaacCCTCCTTCCAGTCCTGATGTAGAGAAACAATCTGTGTATCTAAAGTCTGAACTGGCAGACTGTGCTGTTCAACAACAATGTGAAATATGTTCTTTTGATTGTTTTGACAGGAGGTTACAGAGCTCTTGGATTAGGAGGTAGAGCAGGCCTGAAGCAAGGTGGATATGGAGGCCAGGGAGCCTATGGTACAACATATCCACTTATCAAACTCTCACAGCCTACTTGCCTTTTATTATCTTCCCTTAACTCCTGTTGTAGATTACTAATTAGCTCTATGTAGataataaaactaaaaatgttgACACATATTTCTTGTGATTGCAGGTGCCGCTCTGGGCACAGGAATGTTGGGGACTGGACTTACAAATGGACTGGGACTCGGCCAGGGAGGGAAACATGGTAAGACTGACATATATAGAGGAATATGTTATAATCCATTTGATATTTTATATAGATATTGATAATGAATCAACACGGTTAACCACAGTATGTGTAGATGGGCGTTTGATCCTTTAAAGCAAGTATAACAAAATCACAAGCAGTAAAGCACTACAGTGAGTTAAATAGTTTATTCATGCATGTGTATAAATCAAAACACCCATAAGCATTTGTGGCAGCCAAATCTATTGGATACATTTATAGAACAGACAactaataaaacacacaatattTAAGTAATGATCGgggtgattttaatattttttctcAGCCTTGTACTACAAACAATAGGATCATTCATTAATATCTGACTGACATATCTATATCTTTTTGCCAAAGTAACAACACTTTTGGTCATTTCACATGAACgattactgtttttgtctgtgccTTCCTCACTGGGTTAAAGTGGACAGGTTTCACttggaaacaaaaacaacatttgaatCTAAATCAGaagaaagttgttttttttgcttatgTTGCTAAACCTCTATCGTCCAAATCTGATCAAACCACACCCAAACAGTTCTAATATTTAGATATCATactattaataaatattaactGGTATGTTTTTCCCAATCTTTGGTTGTTACTTATTTAATAATGCATATTAATGGTATAGAGAAATACTTAATATTGAAAGTTTTCTGGGGCTTTACACAACCCAGTGCAGTCTCCCATAAGATGTGTTCTCTAGCAGCTGTAAAATTGTCCGTGTGGCATTCAGATTTTGGCAGAAAACAAGGCTAAAATGAAATCAGATATATGAAAGGTGCtgagccaatgagagagagacttGAAACGAATTTAacacattttgatgttttttttagagGCATTTATACAATTATTGATGTgttcctgtttgtgtgtctttatcATCACCTTTATTCAAACCTGACAAGGGTTGATTGTAGAgatgggcaatatatcgatatgatatccatatcgtgatatgagactagatatcgtcttagatttgggataccgtaatatcgtaatatggcataagtggtgtcttatcctggttttaaaggctgcattacagtaaagtgatgtaattttctgaacttaccagactgttctagctgttctattatttgcctttacccacttagtcattatatccacattactgatgattatttatcaaacatttcattgtgtgaatattttgtggAAGCACCAATAgccaacactacaatatcgctgtggtatcgatatcaatgtatttggtcaaaaatattgtgatatttgattttgtccatatcgcccagccctagttgattGTACTCTTTTATTAGCATTTCACTGAAGCAGTCTGTGTAATGTCTTAGGAAAAAGAGTAAAGGTAAGGACAAAGACAAATCTTATGTGAACAGTTTCAGCTGTAGAAATATTTGTAAATAAAACTGTTTCTGTGACTTTACAGGTTATGGTACTGGCTTTGGCACTCCACCAGGTAAGTGATTAGATGGTTCCATAATTTCCTTACGTTTGTCCAAATGGAAGTACACAGTGAGTTATACTCTGTAAaccctctgtctttctttgaTAAATCTCCACTAAGTGGCACTCTGTCATTGTCTGTGAACATGATGTAAGAGGCAGAAAAACCCAGGGCACTAGTGATGTAATCAGAGTGCTTGTCAGAGTTACAGATTTGCTCCCCTTCCTCTGAACTtggctttttgttttcttgccAGGATATGGGACTTTAGCCGGCATTGGCTATCCTGGAGCCCGACCAGGTAAGTGATGAATCAGGTCTTACCTCAGATCCCATTACTTCTGCCCCAAACACACTTATGATGTCCGTATGGATAAAATCCGGTTTATCACATTGAACAAAAGAGAATGTGATAATTAGATTGCTCATTTTCGCATGTGAAGGTAGCTGGGTAGTCTTGCAAAATATACGCATGTGTCCTACTCTACTAAACTGAGCTGCTTACCGTTACAAAGATCCTAATAGTAGAAAACATACCTTAAGGCTGTAGACTTGTCTGGCCATAGTGCTGGCCTGGGTCTTTATTTTCAGTTAGCATCTTGAGTGAAATCATTTACAGTTCCCCTATATGCTATTATTAGGAATTGGACTTGGGTATTCCACTGGACAGAAGGCTAAGGAACAGAAACCTGGTAAAACCTTCACCATAGCAACAtgtggtgtttgtgtttgtgtttgtcggTCTGTCTCCGTCTTTGTTCtgtgttgtatttgtctgtAACCTCTGTGAAATTGTTGTCTTGTGATTTACTGACGTTGAATTCATGCTAGCTTTTGTTTGCATGAAATCACATCTATCTACTGTACTATTATCACCAGctcctctgttttgttttgtgtgcgcACAGGGCTGATGTTTGACTGTCTTTGTCAATTAGTGTTTCATCTTGCATGTTGCAAGAGTTCCCCAGCTCTTATTACCACAGTTTAAAGTCTGTGTTGATGTGTATGGAGTACTTACTGCTGTGGTTTACAAGAGCTGAAGGGGCTGCTGGAATATAGGTTATACAAACCTTTTTTGCTCattaatttgatttattttggcaCATTCTTGGGGGATATCAGGTTACTGTGAgccatgacatttaaaaaaatatattcccTCATTCTGGTTCACAGTAATTGGGTTATAGTATGCATGCAAATGCCTGTAGTTTCAAGAAAACTCTTTTTCTTGAAACTTTTAAAACGTTTGCTGTGTACTGACGGGTTTCTGCTTTCATGGCCTGTCAGTGTTTTACTAAGCTTTGTTTGTCAGTTGTCTTTGTCACACACTGGTGGGTGGTGTCTTTGTCCTGTGCTGTTAACATTGGTGTGTTTTATGGCATTTCAACAATTTTAAGTGCCAACATTTTGTTGTCATGCGTTGTGTTGATGTCATTGCTCTGACTCAATGAAAAGCACTATGAGTGGCCTTCCAAAGTGTGGCTTTCGTTGTTTGTTGTCTCAGTTCCTAATTATGGTGATGATTCTGTCCTTTGAAACTGGACTAATTTCAGGCCATAATGGATTTTGTCTAGTCTCTGTTTGGTCTCGAGTTACCTCCACTTGAGTACTGATTACTCTATGGATGGTGTGTTATATTGTATTGAATGCTCTGATACACAACAATTGAAATACAGAAGAGTAAATATTTTTGCCACTGCAGTGTGTTGTTGACCCTCAAAGAAACACTGTTGTCTCTGAACCATCAAGACGTCGTGAATGCATGATGATATTTCTCTGCCAGGTGTGTCTGCAGCAGATTTGGGTGGACCACAGATGGCCAATCTGGGCCAAGCTGTTCAAGAtcagaagagagaaaagagcaAAGCACTTGGTCCCTCGTATGGAGACAGAAGTCTTGGACCTGAAATGCCCAACATCAGGAGAAGCAATATACTTACTGCTCCTGAATTACAGGCAGAAACTGGCTTTAGACCTGCTGTACTGCCACATGGAAGAAATGTCCAAAGCCTTGATCCAGTATTTAAGTCACTAAGTCTTGGACATATGACACCCCTTGATAAAAAGAGTAAAGGTCTTGGTCTGGCTGTTTCACAAGCACAAGGAGGAGAAGGTTATGAGCCTATAGTCTTAGAAAGAATAGGTGCAGCAAGCCATGGAGCTACAATGGCTGCTGGCGGTGTCAGACAGCAACTGCCTCTTTATAAAGACAACATTAGAAGTCTGGGTTCTGCTTCCTCTCAGGTACAGAGTGCAAGAGACTATGATTCATCTATCCAACAAAATCAACGAGCCCCAAACTGTGGATCCGCTCGTGATTTGTCAGATGTGTTAGGAATCAATCACAATGAGCTTTTGGGTTCAGACACACAGAGGACTCAAGGTTTAGTGCCCCAGGATCATGTTGGTAAGGACAGCAAACATCTTGTACGTGCAACTCCACAAGCGCAAGGAGAGAGAACCAATCAACAGCCTCTTTTACAAACTCACGATGGCAGAAGCAATATATTTTCTTCTCCACAAGGTCAGGAAACCAGAAGATATGTATCTGTTGTAGCAGACAGGCAGGGTGTCAAAGACCTTGGGCTTGTGGCTAAAGACAAAAATGGGCCTGGACTCCATGGGACTATAGCTGTAGAAAATCATCCTGCACAAGGAGGGGGTAGCTATGGACCAGTTATCCCGGGTGCAAGTGGAACCCAAAGTTTAGGCATCGCCTCAGTAGAAGGGAAGGAAGCCCAAGGTTTTACTGctggtggtcagaaagcaaaaCATCTTTCCCATGCTGAACGTGAGTCAAAAGCTCTCAGCATCCCAGGACAGACTGGGAGGAATACCCAGGCAACAAGTAAGAACAAAGCTTTGTCTTCATACACCATCATAATGTCTTTTTGTGCATTATTGAGATCTACACTATATTTCCCCCCCAAAATTCCACTTTCTATCAGCTATCAAAACCCTTAATTACAAATGAAAtgcagttcattttcatttgcttttatttttcgccatcttctgttatttctttcttgatttctttttctttatttaagctttagtgcgtaactttttgatattaatgattgtcacttacattcaagccattgccaaataagttgCTTCAAAGCTAATTAAGGGTATCAGCTCcatacaactctctctgtatttctcagtatggccatgttcagaagattgtgtcgtccggtgactttcgtgcacagaaactcaagtgaagataattactcttctgaagagtccatcatgtttttttaatcctccgtgtcctccttggctactagcaactgcgtggaggaggggtgggggctgtgtgcgatcacagaaggcttgtatcatgtggatgtgcagacagttttgttgtcattactaagaattcctcatggggagagacagaaactacgcattaTAGCTTTGAAGTAACACAATTGTTTCCTCATTTTCACGTTGCTGAGAGATTAGTCTTCTGCAGGCTGGCAGAAGTCTAAATAATCACGCCATTCACATGTTGTCACTTACTGCGTCTTGGGATTATTGGGTAACAAtctgataaataaaaagcataaaTGTATATCTAATGGAGATACAAACAAGGAGGTAActgctaacagctatctggaaATCAGCCACATGAAAGAGCGAAACAGTGTCCTTGTATAATTCTTTACACCTTTGTATGGATAGAGAATCATAGCATTCATCAAGGTCATTAAATCACAGATTCCTTTTGAGAGTCATGATCCGTTTTCTGATGTACAGGAGAATGAGCCAGTAGTAAACAGTCTCCTGCATGTCCTCTGGCATGctgaaaaaattaaacaaatctTCCTGAAATGAGACataaaatagattattattattgaataaTTTTGGTGTTTGTGTCACGATCCAGGTGCTTTAGGGGCCCTCAGCTGCTAACAGTAGTGGTAGGCACCTGCTAGTTTCTCAGGAAACAAACAAGTAACATACCAATTGAGAATAAATACAGAACTCTGAAGCTCTTTACTGACCATAGATTGTGTAGTTGAGTCTCCCAAAAAGCAAAAGCAAGTAAAAATGGACTGCTTCTTGGTAACAGGATTAGTCTGGCTTCTGTTTATACTAAACCAACTGTCAGAGGGCATTTGAGAGCTAAGAAGTAGTAATGTGTTTGTGATCTCTGTATATCGAACCACAAAGCATACTTTAATAGTCTTTCATATCTGCTAGTCGTACACTTATCCTATTTGAAAggtttttccaaaattaggaaAGTCTTCTGTCATTATAAAAGTTGGATAACTCCTTCATGAGGTTACAGTCCCACAGccaaaaacacacttttctaTTGTCCTTGGGACATTTGTTTGTGGATGGTGTTGTAGTATTCACTAATACCTTGGGCTGTGCATTTAAGGCGCATATTTACTTCAGGGTTGATTCAGATGATCTCTTAATCATTGATGGATGTCAGGACAATGAGGTTTAGAACAGAGTTCTTAAAGTCTGTGTTGGTTAATCTCTTTACCTTCACattacaatatttatttaattacgGTTGATGCATGGTAAACTGTATCTACAAGTATAGTACATCTTGTACAGTTTCCTAGAAAATGGTTTCGATGCTGTAGCTCTTATTTTTGCTCGAAGCAATGGTAAAAACCTAATATCACCAATATCATCAATGTGTCTCATTGTATGTCTTTCTGGTTATACATAGAGTGAGTTTTAGGTTGTCACATACTGTTCATTTGAAGCAGGCAAGCAAACTTGAGTTATTTAGTACTTTTTAGAACAGAGATTGAAAAACGAGACAGAAAAGACTATATGtaaaacaaggaaaaatatgTGTATGACCCACAAAGAAGACGTTATAAAGAGATGCTGAAGGAAGATACAGCATCTGGTGGTGTGGTTTTTGGGATTAATTCCAAGAAAGTGTTCAGTGGAGAGGGCGCTAAAATCCATCAAACCCTGGAAAACATGTTGAaatctattgtgtgtgtgtttcgttTTTTGTTCTGCTGTCAGCTGCACATGTCCAACAGCATCCCCTGTATCTACTGTGCAGCCCCTGTATCTACTGTGTATGGGAACGGTTTTATTATGTGTTTAAAACGTGATTTTGATTTAAACCGTAAGCAGTACTGAGCGTTTGATACTGATGTTTTCTCTGTGAATGTTGGCACTAgtgttttattaataaataaataaatcagggGTCATGTCCTTCCAGCCAACAGAAAATCACAGGTGATTTTGCTAAGCTTGTGTTGACTTCCTCCACAGGATATATGGGTGGAGCAGGAAACTATCTGGGAGCAAGCCTGGGCGCCGGGGCCTACGGAGCAGGTAATGTtgggcacagacacacaacacaggaaacaagcagatttttatttagtttttccaGCAAATGGAGATGTTGATGTAGCTTTACACTACCTGTGGTAAATGATTCCCATGCACTGCCTACAGGTTTGGGACAGGGAGGATACTTGGGTGGTGCAGCTGGCAAACTTGGAGGTACAtgttcatttatatttttcttttctttgttttcatttggcATTTTTTCCTTTTGCACCATGTCCTAACGCCTAACTCTTTCTCTAAAATAAAtctcagctgctgctgctcttggACAGGATGGGTATCCCCTAGGCGTTGCAGGGAAGTTACCTGGTGAGGCTGGggaataatttaataatttaatgtgTCTCCTTTCTGAAGTCTTTTCAATCTCAGTTTGTACTCTCTTGATCTAAAGGGCCTCCTCCACAAACCT
Encoded here:
- the LOC114570408 gene encoding uncharacterized protein LOC114570408 isoform X1, coding for MPQSVGNIGVKPGVAGALGALGSRYGTKAMKTGIGRYPGAQLGVGGYRALGLGGRAGLKQGGYGGQGAYGAALGTGMLGTGLTNGLGLGQGGKHGYGTGFGTPPGYGTLAGIGYPGARPGIGLGYSTGQKAKEQKPGVSAADLGGPQMANLGQAVQDQKREKSKALGPSYGDRSLGPEMPNIRRSNILTAPELQAETGFRPAVLPHGRNVQSLDPVFKSLSLGHMTPLDKKSKGLGLAVSQAQGGEGYEPIVLERIGAASHGATMAAGGVRQQLPLYKDNIRSLGSASSQVQSARDYDSSIQQNQRAPNCGSARDLSDVLGINHNELLGSDTQRTQGLVPQDHVGKDSKHLVRATPQAQGERTNQQPLLQTHDGRSNIFSSPQGQETRRYVSVVADRQGVKDLGLVAKDKNGPGLHGTIAVENHPAQGGGSYGPVIPGASGTQSLGIASVEGKEAQGFTAGGQKAKHLSHAERESKALSIPGQTGRNTQATRYMGGAGNYLGASLGAGAYGAGLGQGGYLGGAAGKLGAAAALGQDGYPLGVAGKLPGYGEGATGHLGAMAGNGFGYGNGYSNGHGAGLGYPSELADGAENKAGKHQGNRFGEL
- the LOC114570408 gene encoding glycine-rich protein 23 isoform X2; amino-acid sequence: MPQSVGNIGVKPGVAGALGALGSRYGTKAMKTGIGRYPGAQLGVGGYRALGLGGRAGLKQGGYGGQGAYGAALGTGMLGTGLTNGLGLGQGGKHGYGTGFGTPPGYGTLAGIGYPGARPGIGLGYSTGQKAKEQKPGYMGGAGNYLGASLGAGAYGAGLGQGGYLGGAAGKLGAAAALGQDGYPLGVAGKLPGYGEGATGHLGAMAGNGFGYGNGYSNGHGAGLGYPSELADGAENKAGKHQGNRFGEL
- the LOC114570408 gene encoding glycine-rich cell wall structural protein 2 isoform X3; the protein is MPQSVGNIGVKPGVAGALGALGSRYGTKAMKTGIGRYPGAQLGVGGYRALGLGGRAGLKQGGYGGQGAYGAALGTGMLGTGLTNGLGLGQGGKHGYGTGFGTPPGYGTLAGIGYPGARPGYMGGAGNYLGASLGAGAYGAGLGQGGYLGGAAGKLGAAAALGQDGYPLGVAGKLPGYGEGATGHLGAMAGNGFGYGNGYSNGHGAGLGYPSELADGAENKAGKHQGNRFGEL